Genomic segment of Rhodococcus sp. W8901:
CCCGCGATCCGTCCACCGGCGTCGGCCACGGCGGCCGCGACAGCGGCCGCGGTCTGCCGGGCCCGCAACGCCCGTTCCGCGCGGGCTCGGGCCTCACGCTCGGCCTGGGCCGCCCGGCGGAGCGAATCAGCCTTGCCGCGAACGGATTCCGCACGTTCCTCGGCGGTGCGGACCGCGAGTCGTGCCTCCACCTCGACCGCGCGCACCTCGGTCAGAGCCGCTGCGGCTGCTTCACGCTCGAGGGTGGTGGCGTCGGGACCGTCGGCATCGGCCGGATCCCCACCCGACTGCTCCTCCTCGGCCCGCCGCAACCGTCCCTCGAGTTCCGCGAGCGACGCCAGGGTCTCGTCCCGGCCGGTCTCCGCCTTCAGCCGCTGCGCGACGAGCCGCTCGGATTCGGCGTGCGCGGCCCGGACAACCTGCCCCAGCCTCCCCAACTGCTCGTAGACCGCGGACAGCGCGGCGTCGGACTCGTGCAGCGCGGCCAGGGCCTGCTCGGTGACCTCGGCCCGATCGGCCTGTTCGGCGACCGCGCCGGCGAGCGCCGCCGTCAACTCCTCGGCACGCCGCTCGGCGGCCTCGAGGCCGGCGACGGAGGTGTCGATCGCGGCCTGCACCTCGAGCGTGCTGGGCCGACGGTCCGAGCCGCCGGTGATCCAGCCGGCCCCGACGAGGTCGCCGTCGCGGGTCACCACACGCACCGACGGCATCGCCCGCACCAGTTCGGTGGCGTCGTCGAGCGAGTCGACAACCGCGACGCCCGCGAGGAGCGCCGTGATCCCGGAGCGCACCGACTCGGGGCACTCGACGACGTCCGCAACCCACTTCGCCGTCCCAGTCAGCGTGGGACGTGTTGTACTACCGCGGTTTTCGATCGTGAAAACGATTGCGGCCCGTCCGCCGTCCGCGGCCTTGAGCTCCTGCACCGCACTCGCGGCGGCAGCGGCGGACTCCGCGACGATCGCGTCGGCCGCGGGGCCCATGACGGCGGCGACGGCAGCCTCGAAACCCGCGTCGACGCGGATCAACTCGGCCACCACACCCGTCAGGCCCAGGTCAGCGTGATGCTCGAGCAGCCACGCGCCACCGTCCTGGCGTTCGAGACCCATCGACAGGGCGTCGATCCGAGCCTTCAGCGACGCCACTTCCTGACCCGCGGCACGCTCGGCCGCCTGCAGTTCGGTGACCCGGTCGGTCACGAGAGTCAGTGCCGCGACGGCACGTTCGTGGTGGCCGTCCAGACCCACCTCGCCGGCGTCGAGGTCGTCGACCGTGGCCTCGACGGCGTCGAACTCGGTCTGCGCCGCGTCCCCGCGCTGTCGGGCCTCGTCGATCGCGACGTCGAGGCGGGCGACCTCAGCGTCCACGGATTCTGCCCGGGTCCGCAATGTGTCGACCTGCCCCGACAGCCGGGCCAGTCCTTCACGTCGGTCCGCGATCGCCCGCACCGCCGCGAGGTGGGCGCGCTCGGCGTCGGCAGCGGCCTCCTCACGTTCGGCGAGTTGCTCGCGGGCCGCCTCCAGGGTGGCGCGCGCGATCTCGACCGCCGCGACGAGTTCGGCCTCCTCCTGCGCGATCCGCTCGGCGCGGGCCTCCATCTCGTCCGGATCCTGTCCGCGACCGGCGTCCGGCTCGGCGTCGAGATGACGCGCCCGCTCCTGCGCGATCCGGATCGTGGCACTCACCCGTTCGGCCAGCGCCGACAGCTGGAACCATGTCTGGCCCGCGGCCTCGGCCTGCGGTGTCAGGCGGGCGAGGGCCTGCTCGTGCCCACCGAGTTCGGCGGTGGCCGCCTCGAGCGCGGCCTGCACCGCTTCCTGCTGCTGCCGGGCGAGCTTCTCGTCGTGCGTCTGGCTGGCGAGTTCGGTGCGCCGCGTGACGAGGTCGTCGGCGGCCAGTCTCAGGCGCGCGTCGCGCAGGTCCGCCTGCACGCTCTGCGCTCGCCGGGCGACCTCGGCCTGCCGGCCGAGCGGCTTGAGCTGTCGACGCAACTCCGCGGTGAGGTCGGTGAGCCGCGCGAGGTTGGCCTGCATCGCATCGAGCTTGCGGACGGCCTTTTCCTTGCGCTTGCGGTGCTTGAGGACACCCGCGGCCTCCTCGATGAACGCCCGCCGGTCCTCCGGACGGGATTCGAGGATCGCGGACAACCGCCCCTGACCGACGATGACGTGCATCTCGCGGCCGATGCCGGAGTCACTGAGCAGTTCCTGCACGTCCATCAGCCGACACGAGTTGCCGTTGATCTCGTACTCGCCGGCGCCATCGCGGAACATGCGCCGCGTGATGGACACCTCGGAGTACTCGATCGGCAGCGCGCCGTCGGAGTTGTCGATCGTCAGCGTCACCTCGGCGCGACCCAGCGGCGCGCGGCCGGCGGTACCGGCGAAGATGACGTCCTGCATCTTGCCGCCGCGCAGCGCCTTCGCGCCCTGCTCGCCCATCACCCAGGTGAGAGCGTCGACCACGTTGGACTTGCCCGAACCATTGGGGCCGACGACGCACGTGATGCCGGGCTCGAACCGCAGAGTCGTGGCAGACGCGAAGGATTTGAAGCCCTTCAACGTCAGACTCTTCAGGTGCATGACGGTGGACTCTACCGGCGGATCAGCGCTCGACGAACCCGGAAAGGCCCCCGCGTGCCGCGCCGAAGTGCTCGACGACGAGCGTCACACTGCCCGGCGTCTGCCCCGACCGCAGCAGCGCCAGGAGCCGCTCGAGCGCATCGCGCGGCCCCTCGGCGATCACGAGCACCCGGCCGTCGACGTGATTGGTCGCATGGCCGGACAGACCCAGTTCGAGGGCGCGCGCCCGGGTCCACCACCGGAATCCGACACCCTGGACATATCCGTGGACCCAGGCGGTGAGGCGTTCGGTGTCGGGACTCATGACGGCAATTATCCGACGGGCGCCGTGAGCCTGCGGACGTGCGGGCCATCGGCTCGGCCGCGCCCCATCCCGAGAACCCCCATGCCGGCCACCGGTCCGCAGTGCCCGTCGTCTGCAATGCCGGATCAGTCCTACCGGACCCGCGGAGCGTTGCGATGCGAAGTGATCACAGTGGTCGATTCACGCCACGCTACTGATCAGCAAATATATCGTGGTCGTCATGTCGCGGCCACATGGTCAGACGTGGCCCATTCCAGTGGGGGTTGAGCATGTCGCCAAGGGGCCTGTCACGCACCGCCGTAGCGCTACTCGCTGTTGCACTGACGTGTGCTGCGGCGCCGGCCGGTTGCGTCCATGAAGATGGTGTACGAACCGGAGCCGATTGAGATGGCCGGCGTGTCGTAGCCGAACGAAAGACGGTCACCGCGTGATTCTTCGAGAGACCTACCAAGTCGACTCGAGACAGGACCACACGATGACCACTGCCCACGATATAGACCTGCGCCAGCTCGTCGAAGACCGACTCACCGGAGCAAGCCCGGACCTGCTGCGCGAGCTGCTCACAATGTTCATCCGCGCGCTGATGGGCGCCGAAGCCGACGTCCTGTGCGGCGCCGGCTACGGGCAACGCTCCGACGAACGTATCAACTCGCGCAACGGATACCGGCACCGAGACTTCGACACCCGCGTCGGGACCCTCGACGTCGCGATCCCGAAACTGCGTTCGGGAAGCTACTTCCCGGATTGGCTGCTCGAGCGCCGCAAGCGCGCGGAGCGGGCCCTGACCACGGTGGTCGCGACCTGCTATCTGCTCGGGGTGTCGACCCGCCGGATGGAGAAGCTGGTCGAGACGTTGGGCATCACCTCGCTCTCGAAGTCCCAGGTCAGCATCATGGCGAAAGAGTTGGACGAGCAGGTCGAGGCGTTCCGCAGCCGCCCCCTCGACGCCGGCCCGTACACGTTCGTCGCCGCCGACGCCCTCGTGCTCAAGGTCCGCGAGAACGGGCGGGTGGTGAACGTCCACGCCCTGGTCGCGGTCGGGGTCAACGCGGACGGCTACCGCGAAATCCTGGGCATCGATGTCACCTCCGCCGAGGACGGTGCCGGCTGGCTCACGTTCTTCCGCGGGATGGTCGCCCGCGGCCTGTCCGGGGTGAAGTTGGTGACCTCCGATGCCCACGCCGGCCTGGTCGCGGCGATCGGCGCCACCCTGCCCGGTGCTTCCTGGCAGCGTTGCCGCACCCACTACGCGACGAATTTGATGTCGGTCACCCCGAAGTCGTCGTGGCCGTGGGTGCGCACGCTGCTGCACTCGGTCTACGACCAACCCGATTCGGAATCCGTTCACGCACAATATGATCGGATCATCGAAGCCCTCACCGAGAAGCTCCCGAAGGTCGCCGACCACCTCGACGGAGCCCGGGTCGATCTACTCGCGTTCACTGCGTTCCCGAAACAGATCTGGCGACAGATCTGGTCCAACAACCCGCAAGAGCGGTTGAACAAGGAGATCCGCCGACGCACCGACGTCGTCGGGATCTTCCCCGACCGCGCCGCCCTGATCCGCCTCGTTGGCGCCGTGCTCGCCGAACAACACGACGAGTGGATCGAGGGACGCCGCTACCTCGGCCTCGACGTCCTCGCCCACGCCCGCGGAGACAAGCCCGCCGACACCACCGAACCCACCGAGGAGGTCACACCCGCCCTGACCGCATAGCCCCGCGAGGAATCACGCGGCGACCTCGTTACACCACGCCTCTGGACTTGACCCGCCGGCCGCCCTCGCAGAACCAACGGGCGACCCCTTCTACCGATATGACGGCACCGCACCATTGGCGTCCTACGAGCCTGGTGCGGTTCTCAAGACACGCAGCGTGCCGTACCACGTGGTCAACGTCCCGACACCGGTGCAGGCAGTGCAGGTGCTCTACCGATCGACCGACGCCCTCGGGCAGCCGTCCGCAAATGTGACCTCGATCCTGCGACCGGAGAATGCCCAGCCGAACAGAGTCGTTTCCTACCAGTCCTTCTACGACTCGCTGAACCCTGAGGACGGCCCGTCGAGAGCAATCGCCGGCGACATCACCATCGGTGGTGTGACCCCCAGCGGGCGCAACCCCAACATCGGCGGCACACTCCCCTCCGTCGAAACGGCCGTGTTCGGCCCACTGTTCGCGGCGGGCTACACGATCGTCGTCGCCGATACCGAGGGTCCGGATGCGCACTTCGCTGCCGGACCCGAGTACGGCATGATGACCCTCGATTCCCTACGCGCCGCCCGCAACGTTCCCGAAACCGGAATCACCGACGACGCCAAGATCGGCCTGATGGGGTATTCCGGTGGTGCGATCGCCACCAACTGGGCATCGATCCTCGCGCCCGAATATGCACCGGATATCAACGACGATCTGATCGGTGCCGCCCAG
This window contains:
- the smc gene encoding chromosome segregation protein SMC; this encodes MHLKSLTLKGFKSFASATTLRFEPGITCVVGPNGSGKSNVVDALTWVMGEQGAKALRGGKMQDVIFAGTAGRAPLGRAEVTLTIDNSDGALPIEYSEVSITRRMFRDGAGEYEINGNSCRLMDVQELLSDSGIGREMHVIVGQGRLSAILESRPEDRRAFIEEAAGVLKHRKRKEKAVRKLDAMQANLARLTDLTAELRRQLKPLGRQAEVARRAQSVQADLRDARLRLAADDLVTRRTELASQTHDEKLARQQQEAVQAALEAATAELGGHEQALARLTPQAEAAGQTWFQLSALAERVSATIRIAQERARHLDAEPDAGRGQDPDEMEARAERIAQEEAELVAAVEIARATLEAAREQLAEREEAAADAERAHLAAVRAIADRREGLARLSGQVDTLRTRAESVDAEVARLDVAIDEARQRGDAAQTEFDAVEATVDDLDAGEVGLDGHHERAVAALTLVTDRVTELQAAERAAGQEVASLKARIDALSMGLERQDGGAWLLEHHADLGLTGVVAELIRVDAGFEAAVAAVMGPAADAIVAESAAAAASAVQELKAADGGRAAIVFTIENRGSTTRPTLTGTAKWVADVVECPESVRSGITALLAGVAVVDSLDDATELVRAMPSVRVVTRDGDLVGAGWITGGSDRRPSTLEVQAAIDTSVAGLEAAERRAEELTAALAGAVAEQADRAEVTEQALAALHESDAALSAVYEQLGRLGQVVRAAHAESERLVAQRLKAETGRDETLASLAELEGRLRRAEEEQSGGDPADADGPDATTLEREAAAAALTEVRAVEVEARLAVRTAEERAESVRGKADSLRRAAQAEREARARAERALRARQTAAAVAAAVADAGGRIAGRLERVVAAAAAHRDELARLRAAHTEQVEAVREQVRQLTAQMASLTDAVHRDEVARAQAALRIEQLEQTILEQYAIALDDLIAEYGPDVPLPPTELEIAEYEQARERGEQVTRPAPVPYDRATQERRAKRAEKDLATLGKVNPLALEEFAALEERYNFLSTQLEDVKNARKDLLGVVVDVDTRILELFTEAYADVEREFVEVFAKLFPGGEGRLVLTDPSDMLTTGIEVEARPPGKKVKRLSLLSGGEKSLTAVAMLVAIFRARPSPFYVMDEVEAALDDTNLRRLIGLFEQLREKSQLIVITHQKPTMEVADALYGVSMRGDGITTVISQRLRGQDLVAG
- a CDS encoding acylphosphatase, whose amino-acid sequence is MSPDTERLTAWVHGYVQGVGFRWWTRARALELGLSGHATNHVDGRVLVIAEGPRDALERLLALLRSGQTPGSVTLVVEHFGAARGGLSGFVER
- a CDS encoding IS256 family transposase, whose protein sequence is MTTAHDIDLRQLVEDRLTGASPDLLRELLTMFIRALMGAEADVLCGAGYGQRSDERINSRNGYRHRDFDTRVGTLDVAIPKLRSGSYFPDWLLERRKRAERALTTVVATCYLLGVSTRRMEKLVETLGITSLSKSQVSIMAKELDEQVEAFRSRPLDAGPYTFVAADALVLKVRENGRVVNVHALVAVGVNADGYREILGIDVTSAEDGAGWLTFFRGMVARGLSGVKLVTSDAHAGLVAAIGATLPGASWQRCRTHYATNLMSVTPKSSWPWVRTLLHSVYDQPDSESVHAQYDRIIEALTEKLPKVADHLDGARVDLLAFTAFPKQIWRQIWSNNPQERLNKEIRRRTDVVGIFPDRAALIRLVGAVLAEQHDEWIEGRRYLGLDVLAHARGDKPADTTEPTEEVTPALTA